Proteins found in one Nostoc sp. NIES-3756 genomic segment:
- a CDS encoding DUF3370 domain-containing protein, producing MLPLLLSFLVAQSTPTAPPPEEVVQPQEVRALPGQLDSIPTFNSNSPELVLKEGILLSTFPPTGKKVPSAHLNYPFRGRFDVFAHHIARAEPADNLRSLYIGILLHNPTSQPVTVNVLQGASYLSQPDAPFIELASFVENNLGNVFSGPGSRVMSDVLRGQRQNIFPAQIVIPPGQSRMLLNQPIPVRGLTPPLNGRSTLARLRSNGTVYAASLAMFARTNPDGSERSPTLEEWQNLLDNSDVSGPRDKTPTPLEETGKPRIYGRVAGVARGTYWRSFIVDSPKARNLTIPQPGQAFSYALSTLHGGTLGTGQIQSAPMLVRYPDTAYRAHGNYAIQYSLKLPLYNNTPNPQTVSVSVQTPIKEDRLTQQGLRFFTTPARQVFFRGTVRIRYRDDQGQQQTRFVHLVQKRGQPGEALATLNMKASDRRLVEVDFLYPPDASPPQVLTVATKGQS from the coding sequence ATGCTTCCATTGTTACTAAGCTTCCTAGTTGCTCAATCAACTCCTACTGCACCACCGCCCGAAGAAGTAGTACAACCGCAAGAAGTCCGTGCTTTACCAGGACAGTTAGATTCAATACCCACATTTAATAGCAATAGTCCAGAATTAGTTTTAAAAGAAGGAATTTTACTTTCCACTTTTCCACCAACAGGTAAAAAAGTTCCCTCAGCGCATTTGAATTATCCTTTTCGGGGACGATTTGATGTGTTTGCTCACCACATTGCTAGGGCGGAACCAGCAGATAATTTACGCTCACTATATATAGGAATACTTTTACATAACCCCACATCCCAACCAGTAACGGTAAATGTTTTGCAAGGGGCTAGTTATTTAAGTCAACCAGATGCACCTTTTATTGAATTAGCATCTTTTGTAGAGAATAATTTAGGTAATGTGTTTTCTGGGCCTGGTAGTCGCGTTATGTCCGATGTCTTGAGAGGACAGCGACAAAATATTTTCCCGGCGCAAATTGTCATACCACCAGGGCAAAGTCGGATGCTGTTGAATCAGCCTATCCCTGTGCGGGGATTGACACCACCCTTAAATGGGCGTTCAACTTTGGCACGACTGCGGAGCAATGGTACAGTCTACGCGGCTAGCTTGGCTATGTTTGCCCGTACCAACCCTGATGGTAGTGAGCGATCGCCAACTTTGGAGGAGTGGCAAAATTTACTAGATAATAGTGATGTGTCTGGGCCAAGAGATAAAACACCCACGCCTCTGGAAGAAACTGGTAAACCAAGAATATATGGTCGTGTGGCTGGGGTGGCGCGTGGGACTTATTGGCGCTCATTTATTGTAGATAGCCCTAAAGCGAGGAATTTAACTATTCCCCAACCGGGACAAGCTTTTTCTTATGCACTCAGCACTTTGCATGGTGGTACTTTAGGAACTGGTCAAATTCAGAGTGCGCCTATGTTAGTACGCTATCCTGATACCGCTTATCGCGCTCATGGTAATTACGCGATTCAATATAGTTTAAAGCTGCCTTTGTACAACAATACACCCAATCCACAAACTGTAAGTGTCTCTGTGCAGACTCCTATTAAGGAAGACAGGTTAACACAACAGGGACTGCGCTTTTTCACGACACCAGCGCGTCAAGTCTTCTTCCGGGGAACTGTACGCATCCGCTACAGGGATGACCAAGGACAGCAACAAACGCGGTTTGTACATTTAGTCCAGAAGCGGGGTCAACCAGGGGAAGCATTAGCAACATTAAATATGAAAGCAAGCGATCGCCGTTTGGTTGAGGTAGACTTTCTTTATCCACCCGATGCTTCACCACCACAAGTCTTAACGGTAGCAACTAAGGGTCAATCCTAA
- a CDS encoding tetratricopeptide repeat protein has product MKFTSVFYTLSALLLLGSSIPLVVAQIPNSQLSPDCQMPRPANLYSVNDFLAMGHFQQDCLKDLSAAVSTFIRAIKLNPYAEEPYYHRANAYAAMENYQAAVADYTQVIKKNTGRLGLTSPAYWNRARAYEKLGEKTKAISDLTQLIGNNRSPNPDEYFLRANLYKDLGNKQSAVADYKVTEKLLQQYLDGVFGTGHMDDRNQQMLDQTRKELASMGVAVTIPKVTTGSILRTIATTEVERALNLATFISSDPKIQYFDTQLEDLYQQLAITQPQVDQRVVKSLISNAAYEKMDSLKIERLQLLTKYTPDNPVIAMIDRQTTELESLIRRNKF; this is encoded by the coding sequence ATGAAATTCACCTCAGTTTTTTATACATTGTCTGCTTTGTTATTGCTAGGTTCCTCAATACCTCTAGTAGTCGCACAAATACCCAATTCCCAGCTTTCTCCTGATTGCCAAATGCCCAGGCCAGCAAATCTTTATTCGGTAAACGACTTCTTGGCTATGGGACACTTTCAACAAGATTGTCTTAAGGATTTATCGGCGGCTGTGTCTACTTTTATCCGAGCGATTAAACTCAACCCCTACGCCGAAGAACCATACTATCACCGTGCAAATGCTTATGCTGCAATGGAAAACTATCAAGCGGCAGTGGCAGATTATACACAAGTAATTAAGAAGAATACAGGTAGATTGGGTTTAACAAGTCCTGCCTACTGGAACAGAGCTAGAGCTTATGAAAAGTTGGGTGAAAAAACCAAAGCAATTTCTGATTTAACTCAGTTAATTGGTAATAATCGTAGCCCAAATCCTGATGAATACTTTTTGAGAGCAAATCTTTACAAGGATTTGGGAAATAAACAAAGTGCCGTTGCTGATTATAAAGTAACCGAAAAACTCTTGCAGCAATACTTAGATGGAGTTTTCGGTACTGGTCACATGGATGACAGAAATCAGCAGATGTTAGACCAGACTAGAAAAGAGCTAGCAAGTATGGGCGTAGCTGTAACAATACCTAAAGTCACAACTGGTAGTATTTTACGTACAATAGCGACTACAGAAGTTGAACGGGCATTAAATTTAGCTACATTTATATCCTCAGATCCAAAAATTCAATATTTTGATACTCAACTTGAGGATTTATATCAGCAACTTGCAATCACACAACCGCAAGTAGATCAAAGGGTAGTCAAAAGTTTAATATCAAATGCAGCGTATGAAAAAATGGATAGTTTAAAAATAGAGCGATTACAACTTTTGACCAAATATACTCCTGACAATCCTGTCATAGCAATGATTGACCGTCAAACAACAGAATTAGAATCATTAATTCGCCGTAATAAATTTTAA
- the petG gene encoding cytochrome b6-f complex subunit V — MIEPLLSGIVLGLIPVTLAGLFYAAYKQYKRPNELGG; from the coding sequence GTGATTGAACCACTACTTTCAGGCATTGTTCTTGGTTTAATACCCGTCACCTTGGCTGGGCTATTTTACGCCGCTTATAAGCAATACAAGCGCCCCAATGAGTTGGGTGGTTGA
- a CDS encoding pyroglutamyl-peptidase I family protein codes for MKKRILLTSFATWLEDQKSNSSDDLLFEVSKLDSLPDDLQFLRLLPVDIGLASAKVMAKIEEYQPDYIVCCGMAASRQKLSVEIGASCGETFLQTSIDLKKLLTGARATDISDDCGKFVCEGLYYSVLDYLGQKQLSSQCVFIHVPVLNQDNLIEILQDFVLIINNLALL; via the coding sequence ATGAAGAAAAGAATACTATTAACTTCTTTTGCCACTTGGTTAGAAGATCAAAAGTCAAATTCCTCTGATGATTTATTATTTGAAGTCAGCAAACTTGACTCACTCCCTGATGATTTACAATTCTTACGCTTATTACCCGTTGATATCGGGCTTGCCAGTGCAAAAGTAATGGCAAAAATAGAGGAATACCAACCAGATTACATTGTTTGTTGTGGCATGGCCGCCAGCCGTCAAAAATTGAGTGTAGAAATAGGTGCTAGCTGTGGAGAAACTTTTTTACAGACCTCTATTGATTTAAAAAAATTACTAACAGGAGCAAGAGCAACTGATATTAGTGACGACTGCGGTAAATTTGTCTGTGAAGGTCTATATTATTCGGTACTCGACTACTTAGGACAAAAACAACTATCAAGCCAATGTGTTTTTATCCATGTTCCAGTATTAAATCAAGATAATTTGATAGAGATTCTCCAGGATTTCGTATTAATTATTAACAATCTGGCACTTTTGTAA
- the rsmD gene encoding 16S rRNA (guanine(966)-N(2))-methyltransferase RsmD has product MTLRIYGNRQIKTLPGQETRPTTSRVREAVFNIWQGEIEGCRWLDLCAGNGSMGAEALSRGASLVIGIEKSSRACAVIQENWQRIAHSEQKWRVLRGDVVVQLKNLSGQQFDKIYFDPPYASGLYQPVLEAIADYQLLEPNGEIAIEHNPQGWVDIVIPTWEICRQKVYGNTALTFYRSEETGEMRK; this is encoded by the coding sequence ATGACTCTTAGAATTTATGGGAATCGCCAAATTAAAACTTTACCAGGGCAAGAAACCCGACCCACAACTTCGCGGGTTAGGGAGGCTGTGTTTAATATTTGGCAAGGAGAAATAGAAGGCTGTCGCTGGCTAGATTTGTGTGCCGGTAATGGTTCAATGGGTGCAGAAGCATTGAGTCGAGGCGCTAGCTTGGTGATAGGAATTGAGAAATCAAGCCGAGCCTGTGCAGTAATTCAAGAAAATTGGCAGCGCATCGCCCATAGCGAACAAAAATGGCGAGTATTGCGCGGTGATGTCGTTGTGCAGTTAAAAAACTTATCAGGGCAGCAATTTGACAAAATATATTTTGACCCGCCCTATGCTAGTGGATTATATCAGCCAGTATTAGAAGCGATCGCTGATTATCAATTATTAGAGCCAAACGGGGAAATTGCGATCGAACACAACCCCCAAGGCTGGGTAGATATAGTAATTCCTACCTGGGAAATCTGCCGTCAAAAAGTCTACGGTAACACAGCACTAACTTTTTATAGAAGTGAGGAAACGGGGGAGATGAGGAAGTAG
- a CDS encoding peptidylprolyl isomerase: MTDVLQIGDRTIQASELIPLLANYQLLPQLLRELIIDEAIAAVDCQPEELAQAKQRFYAEKQLNQVTDIQAWLAQQGLAIEQLDNIIARKIKLEKYKQATWGPKLDSYFFQLKAKLDRVIYSLLRTQDPGLAQELYFRLQAKEQSFAEVAQKYSQGPEAQTGGLVGPVEQSSLHPTMVQLLSSCQPGQISPPTRIAEWFVIIRVEKFIPAQLDEPMKARLLNEMFEGWMQEQQKQVVISQ; the protein is encoded by the coding sequence ATGACTGACGTATTGCAAATCGGCGATCGCACTATTCAAGCCAGTGAATTGATTCCCTTACTGGCTAATTATCAACTACTGCCACAATTATTAAGGGAATTAATTATTGATGAGGCAATAGCAGCAGTAGACTGTCAACCTGAGGAATTAGCTCAAGCTAAACAGAGGTTTTACGCTGAAAAACAGTTAAACCAAGTAACAGACATTCAAGCATGGTTAGCACAACAAGGTCTGGCTATCGAACAATTAGATAATATTATTGCTCGGAAGATTAAGCTAGAAAAATACAAGCAAGCCACTTGGGGGCCGAAACTAGATTCTTATTTTTTTCAGTTGAAAGCGAAACTAGATAGAGTTATCTATTCCCTACTGCGGACTCAAGACCCAGGTTTGGCGCAAGAATTGTACTTCCGCCTGCAAGCCAAGGAACAGTCTTTTGCAGAGGTAGCACAGAAATACTCCCAAGGCCCAGAAGCCCAAACTGGTGGTTTAGTCGGCCCTGTTGAACAGAGTTCACTACATCCGACAATGGTACAGCTACTCTCTAGCTGTCAACCAGGGCAAATTTCTCCACCTACTCGTATTGCTGAATGGTTTGTGATTATACGAGTGGAAAAATTTATTCCCGCCCAGTTAGATGAACCAATGAAAGCACGGCTGTTAAATGAAATGTTTGAAGGTTGGATGCAGGAACAGCAAAAGCAGGTTGTTATTAGTCAATAA
- the hisH gene encoding imidazole glycerol phosphate synthase subunit HisH — MPVIAVIDYEMGNLHSVCKGLENAGATPIITHSHKELTKADAVILPGVGAFDPAVQNLRSRDLEQPIKDTIASGKPFLGICLGLQILFESSAEGTQPGLGIIKGKVKRFVREPEITIPHMGWNQLELTQPKSILWEHLPPQPWVYFVHSYYVDPSEPQVRAATVTHGTQTVTAAIAQENLMAVQFHPEKSSNIGLQILSNFVSQVREKIAA; from the coding sequence ATGCCAGTTATTGCAGTTATCGATTACGAGATGGGAAATTTGCATTCGGTTTGCAAGGGATTAGAAAATGCGGGGGCGACTCCTATAATTACTCATTCCCATAAGGAATTAACTAAGGCCGATGCAGTCATATTGCCAGGAGTGGGAGCATTTGATCCGGCAGTGCAGAATTTGCGATCGCGTGATTTAGAACAACCAATTAAGGATACAATCGCATCTGGCAAACCCTTCTTAGGCATCTGTTTAGGGCTGCAAATTCTTTTTGAATCGAGTGCGGAAGGTACTCAACCAGGACTAGGAATTATCAAAGGAAAAGTTAAGCGGTTTGTTCGGGAACCTGAAATTACAATTCCTCACATGGGATGGAATCAACTCGAATTAACCCAACCAAAAAGTATTTTGTGGGAGCATTTGCCCCCCCAACCTTGGGTATATTTTGTCCATTCCTACTATGTTGACCCTAGTGAGCCTCAAGTCCGTGCTGCAACTGTTACTCACGGTACGCAAACGGTTACAGCCGCCATTGCTCAAGAAAACCTGATGGCAGTACAATTTCACCCAGAAAAATCTTCAAATATTGGGCTGCAAATTCTGTCTAATTTTGTCTCTCAAGTACGGGAAAAAATCGCTGCTTAA
- a CDS encoding NACHT domain-containing protein — protein MTGLEPWAISVVSGVATPLIQSLLTGGSQIISKAGKSLQEREIKSEVDAAAREYEDKYQKRHGILKVLGMRQPVTLESVYTAVQFLNDDAIQSFESIEKLERLYREAKNRRFTSKDAPKQVGIKVANYKQYLMVLGGPGAGKSTFLRKMGLEALRGKRGGFEHNCIPVFIELKRFASSDIDIEKLVTEEFKICGFPSPDEFTAKALEAGKLLILLDGLDEVPSKNLTQAIERIKDFVDKYDRNRFIASCRTAAHRSGFPRFSDVIMADFDDDQIQQFILNWFQSEADQQAKTGDKCWELLQKSENAAAKELAHTPLLLTFLCLVYDRSQNFPANRSVLYKNALRILLQEWAADKRILQDEIYQGLHTELEEILLAEIAYTGFESDKLFFPQRDIVQQIKTFLASNLNAPQHLDGEAVLNAIAVQQGILVERAEDIFSFSHLTLQEYLTAQYIDDHRLVEKLVTQHLTDERWKEVFLLVAGLMRGGADDLLLLMEKEAQKYINSPKLQDLLNWAEQITAGSPGDYKPVGKRAVAIAIAYPYANANAYPYANINAIAYAYASAIANVYTKAKAIAYAYAKDKTIAYAYAYAYAYANANAYTYAIRDAINYTDELEKLKIFNNINLKLLSTQLKALATQIPDEKQPEQVKIAFAQRPLQTLLNGFNMTLDMINLSSEEQKALENYLYANHLIIKCKEAAVRVSPQTWETIEARMLLVQDI, from the coding sequence ATGACCGGACTAGAACCTTGGGCAATTTCTGTTGTTAGTGGTGTAGCTACTCCTTTGATTCAGTCGCTTTTGACAGGTGGTAGTCAAATTATCAGCAAGGCTGGGAAAAGCCTCCAAGAAAGAGAAATTAAGAGTGAAGTTGATGCTGCTGCTAGGGAATATGAAGATAAATATCAAAAACGACACGGGATTCTCAAAGTATTGGGAATGCGTCAACCTGTAACTTTGGAATCTGTCTATACAGCAGTGCAGTTTTTAAATGATGATGCAATTCAAAGTTTTGAATCTATCGAGAAGTTAGAAAGGTTGTATCGAGAAGCTAAAAACCGTAGGTTTACATCTAAGGATGCGCCTAAGCAAGTAGGTATTAAAGTCGCTAACTACAAGCAATATTTAATGGTACTTGGTGGCCCCGGTGCTGGTAAGTCTACATTTCTACGAAAAATGGGATTGGAAGCACTAAGAGGAAAAAGAGGGGGATTTGAACACAACTGTATTCCTGTATTTATTGAGTTAAAAAGATTTGCATCTAGTGATATTGATATTGAAAAGCTTGTTACAGAAGAATTTAAAATTTGTGGATTTCCCTCACCTGATGAATTTACGGCTAAAGCTTTAGAAGCAGGTAAATTACTAATTTTATTAGATGGTTTGGACGAAGTACCAAGTAAAAATTTAACTCAAGCAATTGAGCGAATAAAAGACTTTGTAGATAAGTACGATCGCAATCGCTTTATTGCTTCCTGCCGTACTGCTGCTCATCGTAGCGGCTTTCCTCGCTTTAGCGATGTAATTATGGCAGATTTTGATGATGATCAAATCCAGCAATTTATTTTAAACTGGTTTCAATCAGAAGCAGATCAGCAAGCTAAGACAGGCGATAAATGCTGGGAATTACTACAAAAATCAGAAAACGCTGCTGCTAAAGAGTTAGCACACACACCTTTATTGCTGACATTTTTGTGTTTAGTATACGACCGTTCCCAAAACTTTCCTGCTAATCGGAGTGTGCTTTATAAAAATGCCTTGCGGATATTGCTGCAAGAATGGGCAGCAGATAAGCGAATTTTACAAGATGAAATATATCAAGGGCTGCACACAGAATTAGAAGAAATATTATTAGCCGAAATTGCTTATACAGGTTTTGAGTCTGACAAGCTGTTCTTTCCCCAGCGTGATATTGTTCAGCAAATCAAAACTTTTTTAGCAAGTAATTTGAATGCACCGCAACATTTAGATGGTGAAGCAGTGTTGAATGCTATTGCTGTGCAGCAGGGAATTTTAGTAGAACGGGCAGAAGATATCTTTTCTTTTTCTCACCTAACATTACAAGAATATTTAACAGCACAATATATTGATGACCATCGTCTAGTTGAGAAATTAGTGACTCAACACCTGACAGACGAACGCTGGAAAGAAGTGTTTTTACTTGTTGCTGGTTTAATGCGTGGTGGTGCAGATGATTTGCTATTGTTGATGGAAAAGGAAGCGCAGAAATATATTAACTCACCCAAATTACAAGATTTATTAAACTGGGCAGAACAAATAACTGCTGGCTCACCAGGAGATTATAAACCAGTTGGTAAACGTGCAGTAGCAATTGCTATCGCCTACCCATACGCTAACGCCAACGCCTACCCATACGCTAACATCAACGCCATTGCCTACGCTTACGCCAGCGCCATCGCCAACGTCTACACCAAAGCCAAAGCCATCGCCTACGCTTACGCCAAAGACAAAACCATAGCCTACGCCTACGCCTACGCCTACGCCTATGCCAACGCCAACGCCTACACTTACGCCATTAGAGATGCTATTAATTACACTGATGAGCTTGAAAAACTAAAAATTTTTAATAACATCAATCTTAAGTTATTAAGCACGCAACTAAAAGCACTGGCAACTCAAATACCTGATGAAAAACAGCCAGAGCAAGTAAAAATTGCGTTTGCTCAACGGCCGTTACAGACTTTACTTAATGGGTTCAACATGACTTTAGACATGATCAACTTATCTTCTGAAGAACAGAAGGCATTAGAAAATTATCTTTACGCCAATCATCTCATCATCAAGTGCAAAGAAGCCGCAGTGCGGGTGTCTCCCCAAACCTGGGAAACAATTGAGGCGCGGATGTTGTTAGTTCAGGATATTTAG
- a CDS encoding glycoside hydrolase 100 family protein, which produces MQKLNELLANETIEEAAWKALEKSIIYYKGRPVGTVAAFDVSVEALNYDQCFVRDFVSSALIFLIKGRTDIVRNFLEETLKLQPKERQLDAYKPGRGLIPASFKVVTDNGEEYLEADFGEHAIARVTPVDSCLWWIILLRAYVVATKDVSLAYQPEFQTGIRLIMEICLANRFDMYPTLLVPDGACMIDRRLGIYGHPLELQVLFYAALRAAREMLICQGNQDVVEAIDNRLPLLCAHIRQHYWIDINRLNAIYRFKSEEYGKTAVNLFNIYVDSIPYYELDKWLPKKGGYLAGNVGPSQLDTRFFALGNLMAIISDLATEEQSQAIMTLIEDRWEDLVGDMPMKICYPALEHEEYRIVTGCDPKNIPWSYHNAGSWPVLMWMLAAASVKTGKPYLAGKALEIAQGRLLEDEWPEYYDGKKGRLIGKQARKYQTWTIAGFLLAGELMKDSSHLSLVSFDKLPSELVSRACEFEIRSVDASVSL; this is translated from the coding sequence ATGCAGAAGTTAAACGAATTACTAGCAAATGAAACTATAGAAGAAGCAGCATGGAAAGCGCTAGAAAAATCAATTATATATTATAAGGGTCGTCCGGTTGGGACAGTTGCAGCTTTTGATGTTTCTGTAGAAGCATTGAATTATGACCAGTGTTTTGTTAGAGATTTCGTCTCATCAGCCCTAATTTTCTTAATTAAAGGTAGAACAGATATTGTTCGGAACTTTTTAGAAGAAACTTTAAAATTACAGCCTAAAGAAAGACAATTAGATGCGTATAAACCTGGACGGGGATTAATACCCGCTAGTTTTAAAGTAGTTACAGATAATGGTGAAGAATATTTAGAAGCGGATTTTGGTGAACATGCGATCGCCCGAGTTACACCAGTCGATTCGTGTCTGTGGTGGATTATCTTATTACGCGCGTATGTAGTCGCTACCAAAGATGTTTCCTTAGCCTATCAGCCAGAATTTCAAACAGGTATCCGGCTAATTATGGAAATCTGTTTGGCAAATCGTTTTGATATGTATCCAACGTTGTTGGTTCCAGATGGCGCTTGTATGATTGACCGCCGTTTAGGGATTTATGGTCATCCATTGGAACTGCAAGTTTTATTTTATGCAGCGTTGCGTGCAGCTCGTGAAATGTTAATTTGCCAAGGAAACCAAGATGTTGTCGAAGCAATTGATAACCGCCTGCCACTTTTATGCGCCCATATTCGCCAACATTACTGGATAGATATTAATCGCTTAAATGCAATTTATCGATTCAAGAGTGAAGAATACGGTAAAACAGCAGTCAATCTTTTCAATATATATGTAGACTCAATTCCTTATTATGAATTAGATAAATGGTTGCCAAAAAAAGGTGGTTATTTAGCTGGTAATGTAGGGCCTTCGCAATTAGATACCCGTTTCTTTGCGTTGGGTAATTTAATGGCAATTATTTCCGACTTGGCAACAGAAGAACAGTCACAAGCCATTATGACTCTCATCGAAGATAGATGGGAAGATTTGGTAGGAGATATGCCTATGAAAATCTGCTACCCAGCTTTAGAACATGAAGAATATAGAATTGTCACAGGGTGTGACCCTAAAAATATTCCCTGGTCTTATCACAATGCGGGTAGCTGGCCTGTTTTAATGTGGATGTTAGCCGCAGCATCAGTCAAAACTGGTAAACCTTATTTAGCAGGTAAAGCGCTGGAAATTGCCCAAGGACGGCTTTTAGAAGATGAATGGCCAGAATACTACGATGGTAAGAAAGGGCGCTTGATTGGTAAACAAGCAAGAAAATATCAAACCTGGACAATTGCCGGTTTCTTATTAGCAGGAGAATTGATGAAAGATTCCTCTCATCTATCATTAGTCAGCTTTGATAAGTTACCTTCAGAGTTAGTTTCTAGAGCTTGTGAGTTTGAAATTCGCAGTGTAGACGCTTCTGTGTCTTTGTAA
- a CDS encoding c-type cytochrome, producing the protein MDNQITKPEIPIQRIALVALVILLAVPLGFFGVQLVKASDPYVKSVLAMKGDPIQGHAIFQINCAGCHGLEADGRVGPSLQAVSKRKSRYGLIHQVISGETPPMPKFQPSTQEMADLLSFLETL; encoded by the coding sequence TTGGATAACCAGATTACTAAACCTGAAATTCCGATTCAGCGTATCGCTTTAGTGGCGCTAGTGATACTGCTAGCAGTCCCTTTGGGCTTTTTTGGTGTTCAGTTGGTGAAAGCCTCTGACCCTTATGTTAAAAGTGTTCTTGCCATGAAAGGAGATCCAATTCAGGGACACGCTATCTTTCAAATCAATTGTGCTGGCTGTCACGGTTTAGAAGCAGATGGCCGAGTAGGCCCCAGCTTACAAGCTGTGTCTAAGCGTAAGTCCAGGTATGGACTCATTCATCAAGTTATTAGCGGTGAAACACCCCCAATGCCTAAATTTCAGCCCAGCACCCAGGAAATGGCAGACCTTTTAAGCTTTTTAGAGACTTTATAA
- a CDS encoding ABC transporter ATP-binding protein has protein sequence MKTRSNYWQLLPYIRPQWQNITKGLVGILGYVLATLTLINFAGKLANPFGQGNVVAIAQLATILGLVFLVRGFFQSVQDIFMSKAALRVAFHLRKQVYTHLQKLDLSYFETAKAGDLSYRLTEDIDRIGEVVNKLFHDFIPCVLQLVAIPIYMIYLNWQLTLATVVVAPLMGILIGWFGERLRKYSLRSQNRVSDLSAILTEVFSGIRLIRAFAAEKYEVTRFSREAERSFQAKYSTERLKAIQIPIVGFLEALSALSLLMVGAWQIQQNNLTVGEFFSYLAAAGLLIDPIGHVTNNYNEFKQGEASVDRIFELMAMQPTVVEKPNAVSLPTVKGKVEYSGVTFAYKPGEPVLKDISLLAFPGEAIALVGASGAGKTTFVNLLPRFYDPSTGQILIDDMDIRDVKLESLRQQIGIVPQETVMFSGTVAQNIAFGKEIFDLEAVVEAAKIANAHQFITQLPEGYDTWVGERGVNLSGGQRQRIAIARAVLLNPQILILDEATSALDSESEALVQEALERLMVNRTVFIIAHRLSTVRRCDRILVLERGQIVESGTHEELLALENRYARFYAQQFSQ, from the coding sequence TTGAAAACTCGTTCTAATTACTGGCAACTACTGCCCTATATTAGACCTCAGTGGCAGAATATCACTAAGGGACTTGTCGGCATTTTGGGATATGTGCTGGCGACTTTAACCTTAATTAACTTTGCGGGTAAGTTAGCAAATCCTTTTGGACAAGGTAATGTAGTTGCGATCGCTCAATTAGCTACAATTCTCGGTTTAGTGTTTCTTGTGCGGGGCTTTTTTCAGTCTGTACAAGATATTTTTATGTCTAAAGCAGCCTTGCGGGTGGCTTTTCATCTCCGCAAGCAAGTTTACACCCATCTGCAAAAGTTAGACTTAAGCTACTTTGAAACAGCCAAAGCAGGTGATTTATCATACCGCCTCACAGAAGATATTGACCGCATTGGCGAAGTAGTTAATAAATTATTTCACGATTTTATTCCCTGTGTGTTGCAGTTGGTAGCCATCCCAATTTACATGATTTACCTCAACTGGCAACTCACCTTAGCAACGGTGGTTGTTGCTCCATTGATGGGGATTTTAATTGGTTGGTTCGGGGAAAGGTTACGTAAATATTCCTTAAGAAGCCAAAATCGGGTGTCAGATTTGTCAGCAATTCTCACAGAAGTTTTCAGTGGGATTCGTTTAATTCGGGCATTTGCGGCAGAAAAGTACGAAGTTACCAGATTTAGCCGAGAAGCAGAACGCAGTTTTCAAGCCAAATACTCAACTGAACGTCTTAAGGCAATACAAATCCCTATTGTGGGGTTTTTGGAAGCGTTGAGTGCATTATCTTTGCTGATGGTAGGAGCGTGGCAAATTCAGCAAAATAACTTAACTGTGGGTGAATTTTTTAGTTATCTAGCCGCAGCCGGGTTGTTAATTGACCCCATCGGTCATGTAACGAACAATTACAACGAATTTAAGCAAGGAGAAGCCTCCGTTGATCGGATTTTTGAGTTAATGGCTATGCAGCCTACGGTTGTGGAAAAGCCGAATGCAGTTAGCTTACCGACCGTTAAAGGGAAAGTTGAATATAGCGGCGTGACATTCGCTTATAAACCAGGGGAACCCGTCTTAAAAGATATTAGTTTACTAGCATTTCCAGGGGAAGCGATCGCTCTTGTGGGTGCTTCTGGCGCAGGTAAAACTACCTTTGTCAATCTCCTCCCCCGTTTTTACGATCCCTCAACCGGGCAAATCTTGATTGACGACATGGATATCCGGGATGTAAAGCTAGAGAGTCTGCGCCAACAAATTGGCATTGTTCCCCAAGAAACTGTGATGTTTTCTGGTACAGTTGCCCAAAATATCGCCTTTGGGAAGGAAATATTTGATTTAGAAGCGGTGGTGGAGGCGGCGAAAATCGCTAACGCCCATCAATTTATTACCCAACTGCCTGAAGGTTACGATACCTGGGTGGGTGAACGGGGTGTAAATTTATCTGGTGGACAACGCCAAAGAATTGCGATCGCTCGTGCAGTGTTGCTGAACCCGCAAATTTTGATACTAGATGAGGCGACATCAGCCTTAGATTCTGAGTCTGAGGCGCTGGTACAGGAAGCTTTAGAAAGATTGATGGTGAATCGCACAGTATTTATTATTGCTCACCGTTTAAGTACCGTGAGGAGGTGCGATCGTATTCTAGTTTTAGAAAGAGGGCAAATAGTTGAATCAGGTACTCATGAGGAATTGTTAGCATTGGAAAATCGCTATGCTAGGTTTTATGCCCAGCAGTTTTCTCAGTAA